Genomic DNA from Candidatus Brocadia sp.:
ATATCCAAAACAGGACAGGGACAAGCATGGCTGTATAGAAAGAGCAGGAAAAGATTATCCAGAGTGTTGACGGAAGACGGAGGGAATGAAAAGAGACCGAGATGTGCAGTGCATAAAGTACGTTGTATAGGACGGAAAAGATAAATGTGATAAGAATCTGGGTAACCAGATGTCCACGAAACAGTATTTCTCTGAAGGACCAGATAAAAAAACCGAGAGCAACAAAAAATATGGAATTTATTCCTAGGCTTCCTTCCGAAAATAAATCTTTTGAAAAGCCCGTGAACCAATTTGCAAGGGTATTTCTTTTTACATCTGTGAGAAAGGAATAAAATACTACGAAAGGAAAGTACAAATCGGGTACCGCCGACCCGAGATTAATCCAATGTATCATGGTTGACTGAAAGAGAGAGATACAAAAGAGGATACAAAAAAATGTAAGCCACCGCATAATATTTTATATACCACTGTATTATTTTGTAAAAACCTAATCTATAATAACCAGTACACTCTCGATCTTTGAAATATTTACTTTTGGTAATGCCTTTACCGATTGAAAGAGGTCGCCATCTTTTGTTTTGTTTTCCACTACCGTAGCTATTGGCAGAGAAGATGGATAGAATCCACCAATGTCGGAAGAGACGATATCATCACCGGGTTTTAACTTTGCCCAGCGCGGCACATATTTTAATTTACACAAAATCGTAGCATCCCCCTCTACAATGACTTGTTCCCGTGTTTGAACAATTCTTCCGGGTATACGCGACGCGGGATCTGTAATAAGTTGAACAGCGCTATTTCCCCCGCTTACCGAGGTAATCTTTCCAATAAGTGCATTATTTGATACGACTATGTCATCGGGTTTTACACCGTGCTTCGAACCGGCATTGATGATGATACTTTTTCTTAAATTTGATGTATCATATCCGATTATGTCCGCCGGTAACAATTTTGTTTTGGCATTTTTATTTTCTGCCTGGAATTTTGATAAGGTGTATAATTTACTTTGTAATTTGTATATGGTATCCTGTTGCTCTACAAGTTGATTTTTGAACTGGGAGACTTGTTCTTCCAGTTGTTTTTTTCTGTGTGTGTCTTGCCACGCAGAGATGACTCTGTCAAAAAAATTACTGGCTGAATTACTGCAGAAACAGGTTGCCCATTGTATTGGTCTGACAGGGGCAACACAGGTCATTTTAATACGATTTGAAAGTTTTGGCGGTAAAAACAGCAAGACCAGGGATACTGCTAAAAGGGTAATTATGGTTGCAAGGGGATTCTTTATGAGATCGCTGAAACTAGGAGTGGATGTCCTCATCCTGTAGAACAGACTTAAATAAATCAAGGTTTTCGAGGAGATAACCCGTTCCCCTTGCAACGGCTGTCAGGGGGTCATTGCCCACTTGCACGGGTAGTCCCGTCTCAGCTGCCAAGAGTTTGTCCATACCCCTGATCAATGCGCCGCCACCCACTAATACCAGGCCATTGGTTATTAAATCAGATGCTAACTCCGGGGCTGTGTTTTCAAGGGTAGACTTCACGCCGCTTACAATTTTATCGATGGCCTCTTTTAATGCTTCTCTAATCTCTGCAGAGGTAATGACCGTTGCCCGGGGTAACCCTGCGATGGCATCGCGGCCTCTGACCTCCAGGGAGAGTTCGTCTTCCAAAGGATAGGCAGAGCCGATTTCAATCTTTATTTGTTCTGCTGTGCGGTGTCCAATGTCCAGATTATAGGTTTTCCGTATATACTGGACGATGGATTCGTCAAATTCATCTCCTGCAATCCTGAGGCTTTGGTGCGTGAATATATCGCCAAGTGAGATGACCGCGACTTCTGTCGTTCCACCGCCGATGTCAACGATCATACTTGCTACAGGTTCACCTACCGGAAGGCCTACTCCAATTGCTGCCGCTTTCGGCTCAGAAACGAGGTAAACCTCCCGTGCACCGGCGCGCTCTGCTGAATTAACTACCGCCCGTTTCTCCACAGCTGTAATACCTGATGGAATTGCAATCAATATCCTGGGACGAACACCCCACTTGCGTTTATGTACCTTTGTGATAAAATATTTGAGCATCGCCTCGGTGATATCAAAGTCCGCTATGACGCCATTTTTAAGCGGGCGTATAACAGAGATACTGCTTGGCGCCTTTTCCAGCATGGACTTTGCAACGTATCCTACCGCGTT
This window encodes:
- the mreD gene encoding rod shape-determining protein MreD; this encodes MRWLTFFCILFCISLFQSTMIHWINLGSAVPDLYFPFVVFYSFLTDVKRNTLANWFTGFSKDLFSEGSLGINSIFFVALGFFIWSFREILFRGHLVTQILITFIFSVLYNVLYALHISVSFHSLRLPSTLWIIFSCSFYTAMLVPVLFWIFNKFQPTRKLFFNQG
- the mreC gene encoding rod shape-determining protein MreC, with product MRTSTPSFSDLIKNPLATIITLLAVSLVLLFLPPKLSNRIKMTCVAPVRPIQWATCFCSNSASNFFDRVISAWQDTHRKKQLEEQVSQFKNQLVEQQDTIYKLQSKLYTLSKFQAENKNAKTKLLPADIIGYDTSNLRKSIIINAGSKHGVKPDDIVVSNNALIGKITSVSGGNSAVQLITDPASRIPGRIVQTREQVIVEGDATILCKLKYVPRWAKLKPGDDIVSSDIGGFYPSSLPIATVVENKTKDGDLFQSVKALPKVNISKIESVLVIID
- a CDS encoding rod shape-determining protein, which codes for MHPLDFILGFVSTDMGIDLGTANTLVCIPGQGIVLAEPSVVAVKPGTNKVLLNGNAVGYVAKSMLEKAPSSISVIRPLKNGVIADFDITEAMLKYFITKVHKRKWGVRPRILIAIPSGITAVEKRAVVNSAERAGAREVYLVSEPKAAAIGVGLPVGEPVASMIVDIGGGTTEVAVISLGDIFTHQSLRIAGDEFDESIVQYIRKTYNLDIGHRTAEQIKIEIGSAYPLEDELSLEVRGRDAIAGLPRATVITSAEIREALKEAIDKIVSGVKSTLENTAPELASDLITNGLVLVGGGALIRGMDKLLAAETGLPVQVGNDPLTAVARGTGYLLENLDLFKSVLQDEDIHS